In Halobaculum sp. XH14, a single genomic region encodes these proteins:
- a CDS encoding ribbon-helix-helix domain-containing protein, which translates to MTEYTTVSIPKDLAERVEETIEGTSFSSTSDLVRFLLRSIVIQHQKQGELTEAEFGEITDQLRDLGYLE; encoded by the coding sequence GTGACCGAGTACACCACCGTCTCCATCCCCAAGGACCTCGCCGAACGGGTCGAAGAGACCATCGAGGGGACGAGCTTCTCCTCGACGAGCGACCTCGTCAGGTTCCTCCTGCGCAGCATCGTCATCCAGCACCAGAAACAGGGCGAACTGACGGAGGCGGAGTTCGGCGAGATCACCGACCAGTTGCGCGACCTGGGCTATCTGGAGTAG
- the aglJ gene encoding S-layer glycoprotein N-glycosyltransferase AglJ → MNRDAVCVLLPTYDESETVADVVTDFRDHGFSNVLVIDGNSTDDTRELAEAAGARVVTQTGTGKGQAIREAVRDHIETEYVLMADADGTYRAEDAEAMLEPLFDGGAEHVVGDRFADMREGAMTGFNRVGNRAFNWLFDLIHREDFGDILSGYRAFSRDSFRRLTLSADGFGIETELSVECARHGVPTAVVPVTYLPRPDGSNTNLHPVKDGGIILMAIYRQAKTSNPLFYFGSAGGLSGLVGVMIAAYVAYEWFIRGISHNVLAVVAGVALILGVQLLIFGVLSDLIVTLHAETLDRIERDE, encoded by the coding sequence ATGAACAGGGACGCCGTCTGCGTACTCCTTCCGACCTACGACGAGTCCGAGACGGTCGCGGACGTCGTCACCGACTTTCGAGACCACGGCTTCTCGAACGTCCTCGTCATCGACGGCAACTCCACCGACGACACGCGGGAACTCGCCGAAGCCGCCGGTGCGCGCGTCGTCACCCAGACGGGAACCGGCAAGGGCCAGGCCATCCGCGAGGCCGTCCGTGACCACATCGAGACCGAGTACGTGCTGATGGCCGACGCGGACGGGACCTACCGCGCGGAAGACGCCGAGGCCATGCTCGAACCGCTGTTCGACGGCGGGGCCGAGCACGTCGTCGGCGATCGGTTCGCCGACATGCGCGAGGGGGCGATGACGGGGTTCAACAGGGTCGGAAACCGCGCCTTCAACTGGCTGTTCGATCTCATCCACCGCGAGGACTTCGGCGACATCCTCTCGGGCTATCGAGCCTTCTCGCGGGACTCCTTCCGGCGGCTCACCCTCTCGGCCGACGGGTTCGGCATCGAGACCGAGCTCTCGGTCGAGTGTGCTCGCCACGGCGTCCCCACGGCGGTCGTCCCGGTGACGTACCTCCCGCGTCCCGACGGGTCGAACACGAACCTCCATCCGGTGAAGGACGGGGGCATCATCCTCATGGCGATCTACCGGCAGGCGAAGACGTCCAACCCGCTCTTTTACTTCGGGAGCGCGGGCGGCCTCTCGGGACTGGTCGGCGTGATGATCGCCGCCTACGTCGCGTACGAGTGGTTCATCAGGGGGATCTCCCACAACGTACTCGCCGTCGTCGCGGGCGTCGCGCTCATCCTCGGCGTCCAGCTGCTCATCTTCGGCGTGCTCTCGGATCTCATCGTCACGCTCCACGCGGAGACGCTCGACCGGATCGAGCGGGACGAGTAG
- a CDS encoding enolase C-terminal domain-like protein, translated as METDLTVPIVSPDEAAETTQAAAAAGFEHQKVKGRERRGPCRRRRRDHLGRRGQGRRQQKWTVHEPIQFARAVRKRGVYLVLLEQPVRADDLAGLARVCDEVTVPVAVDEAVLTPADALAVVQVYMADVPNMKLSKSGPLAAVEIAAIAEAANLELMVKCMLESALGIHASAHVVAGTGAFSYVDSTATCCSQRTPSRLNTARPSPSSDRVTGPSRAASRRRRTERDRSSV; from the coding sequence ATGGAGACCGACCTCACCGTCCCAATCGTCTCGCCTGACGAGGCCGCAGAGACGACTCAAGCGGCCGCCGCGGCAGGGTTCGAGCACCAGAAGGTAAAAGGCCGGGAGCGACGTGGACCGTGTCGTCGCCGTCGTCGAGATCACCTTGGACGCCGTGGTCAAGGTCGACGCCAACAGAAGTGGACGGTACACGAGCCGATCCAGTTCGCACGTGCGGTCCGGAAGCGCGGCGTCTACCTGGTGCTGCTCGAACAGCCCGTGCGTGCCGACGACCTCGCCGGCCTAGCGCGAGTCTGTGACGAGGTGACGGTCCCGGTGGCTGTCGACGAGGCGGTGTTGACCCCGGCTGACGCGCTGGCGGTCGTGCAGGTGTACATGGCCGACGTTCCCAATATGAAGCTCAGCAAGTCCGGGCCGCTCGCCGCCGTGGAGATCGCCGCCATCGCCGAGGCGGCCAACCTGGAACTGATGGTCAAATGCATGCTGGAGTCCGCGCTGGGCATCCACGCCAGCGCGCACGTCGTCGCCGGCACCGGCGCGTTCTCGTACGTCGACTCGACGGCAACTTGCTGCTCGCAGAGGACGCCGTCCAGGTTGAATACGGCTCGACCGTCGCCCTCGAGCGACCGGGTCACGGGACCGTCCCGTGCAGCTAGCCGCCGGCGTCGAACAGAACGTGATCGGTCGTCAGTGTAG
- a CDS encoding UDP-glucose/GDP-mannose dehydrogenase family protein, with amino-acid sequence MNVSVVGSGYVGTTLAACLAAVGHDVVNVDIDEDVVAAINAGESPIHEEGLPELVAEHAGDNLRATTSYDAVPETDVTFITVQTPSREDGSLDYSYVEAAAEMTGEALGGKTDAHVVAVKSTVLPGTIEDVVVPAVRGAAERTGTEEIGFVANPEFLSEGTAVSDFWNADKIVVGTSEPSAAATVRDLYHADERLADVPVVETDVRTGEMIKYANNAFLAAKVSLVNELGNVCKRADIDSYEVADALGLDDRICAAFMRSGLGWGGSCFPKDVDALRAFARQQEYPPELLDAAVDVNDRQPERMVGLLREHVDPDGARVAVLGLAFKPGTDDVRNSRALDVIEQLDDAGADVVAYDPVAAENARTALEVDIEYADSVSGALSGADAALLTTEWPEFDGLSFDGMDRSVVIDGRRVDVDTGALDVYEGLCW; translated from the coding sequence ATGAACGTCTCAGTCGTGGGTAGCGGCTACGTCGGCACGACGCTCGCGGCCTGTCTCGCGGCGGTCGGCCACGACGTGGTGAACGTCGACATCGACGAAGACGTCGTCGCCGCCATCAACGCGGGCGAATCCCCCATACACGAGGAGGGTCTCCCGGAACTCGTCGCCGAACACGCCGGTGACAACCTGCGGGCGACGACATCCTACGACGCCGTCCCGGAGACGGACGTGACGTTCATCACCGTTCAGACACCGTCCCGGGAAGACGGAAGCCTCGACTACTCGTACGTGGAGGCCGCCGCTGAGATGACGGGCGAGGCACTCGGAGGCAAAACGGACGCACACGTCGTCGCGGTCAAGAGCACCGTGTTGCCCGGTACGATCGAGGACGTCGTCGTCCCGGCGGTACGCGGGGCCGCCGAACGAACCGGGACGGAGGAGATCGGATTCGTCGCCAACCCGGAGTTCCTGAGCGAAGGGACCGCTGTCTCGGACTTCTGGAACGCGGACAAGATCGTCGTCGGCACGAGCGAGCCGTCAGCGGCAGCAACCGTGCGCGATCTCTACCACGCGGACGAGCGACTCGCGGACGTCCCGGTCGTGGAGACGGACGTCCGGACCGGCGAGATGATCAAGTACGCGAACAACGCGTTCCTCGCCGCGAAGGTGTCGCTCGTGAACGAACTGGGGAACGTCTGCAAACGGGCCGACATCGACTCCTACGAGGTTGCGGACGCACTCGGCCTCGACGACCGTATCTGTGCGGCGTTCATGCGATCCGGACTTGGCTGGGGCGGCTCTTGCTTCCCGAAAGACGTCGACGCACTGCGAGCGTTCGCCCGCCAGCAAGAGTACCCCCCCGAACTCCTCGACGCCGCCGTCGACGTGAACGACCGCCAGCCCGAACGGATGGTCGGACTTCTCCGCGAACACGTCGATCCCGACGGCGCTCGCGTCGCCGTCCTGGGGCTCGCGTTCAAACCCGGAACCGACGACGTTCGAAACTCCCGCGCGCTCGACGTGATCGAACAGCTCGACGATGCAGGTGCCGACGTCGTCGCCTACGATCCCGTGGCGGCCGAGAACGCACGAACCGCACTGGAGGTCGACATCGAGTATGCTGACTCGGTGTCCGGGGCCCTGTCAGGGGCTGACGCGGCACTGCTCACGACCGAATGGCCGGAGTTCGACGGTCTCTCGTTCGACGGAATGGACCGCTCGGTGGTTATCGACGGTCGCCGTGTCGACGTCGATACCGGGGCACTGGACGTGTACGAGGGACTCTGCTGGTAG
- the aglF gene encoding UTP--glucose-1-phosphate uridylyltransferase AglF has translation MKAVVLAAGQGTRLRPLTDDKPKGMVEVAGAPILTRCFDELIELGATELIVVVGYKKQDIIEHYGDEYEGVPITYAHQREQKGLAHALLTVEDHIDDDFMLILGDNIFAANLEDVVQRQQEDRADAAFLVEEVPWDEASRYGVCDTNDYGEIVDVIEKPGDPPSNLVMTGFYTFTPAIFHACHLVQPSNRNEYEISDAVGLLIESGRTIDAIPIDGWRMDIGFPEDRDRAEERLAGTAQPADSE, from the coding sequence ATGAAAGCGGTTGTCCTCGCAGCTGGGCAGGGAACAAGACTGCGACCACTTACCGACGATAAACCGAAAGGGATGGTCGAAGTGGCAGGCGCACCGATTCTCACCCGGTGTTTCGACGAACTAATCGAACTCGGTGCGACCGAACTCATCGTCGTCGTCGGCTACAAAAAGCAAGACATCATCGAACATTACGGTGACGAGTACGAAGGCGTCCCCATCACCTATGCACACCAACGTGAACAAAAGGGGCTAGCCCATGCACTACTCACCGTTGAAGACCACATTGACGACGACTTCATGCTCATCCTGGGGGACAACATCTTTGCGGCGAACCTCGAGGACGTAGTTCAGCGTCAGCAAGAAGATCGTGCGGACGCTGCGTTCCTCGTGGAGGAAGTCCCCTGGGATGAGGCATCGAGATACGGCGTTTGTGATACGAACGACTACGGGGAAATCGTCGACGTCATCGAGAAACCGGGGGATCCCCCGTCGAATCTAGTAATGACCGGATTCTACACGTTCACACCGGCTATCTTCCATGCGTGTCATCTGGTTCAGCCGTCCAATCGAAACGAGTACGAAATATCGGACGCGGTTGGACTGCTGATCGAAAGTGGTCGGACCATCGACGCCATCCCGATCGACGGATGGCGAATGGACATCGGCTTCCCCGAGGATCGGGACCGTGCGGAGGAGCGACTCGCGGGGACGGCTCAACCAGCGGACTCCGAGTGA
- a CDS encoding polysaccharide biosynthesis C-terminal domain-containing protein, which translates to MRLGQKSAIFFASKIGSSVLGFFATVYFARELGSAILGDYFLVLAVVGWLTIVAKAGITKSITKRVSEGVDKSQHIVAGAVLILALTSATSTGIFLFRGQINQYLGAPLYWVVILLLFGRIGFSVVMAVFRGDHLVHIEAALGISQSVSRITLQVAGVAAGLSIFALLGGEIVSFISVGLAAIILLPTLFGRSLGMTVPDRSHFSSITNFAKYSWLERAKGGTYSLMDKLVLGFFVSSSLIGIYSICWNIATVMGIFSKSLSSTFFPEMSRLSGEAGRPRIVNYLDDTLAFSGLFVIPGFVGSVVVGEGVLNLYGSEFRQGYAILVLLVASILVHSYYRQVVSTIDALDRPDLSFQANILFVGSNIVLNFLLVFYFGWLGAAVATLVSVVCGFVFAYFLLGRILTFTIPWKEIRKQVVAAIIMGLLVKAVLYSSKTIGASPFEVRIVIPAVTFGATVYFGLLFLISGRFRLKVTENIPVQ; encoded by the coding sequence GTGCGACTCGGTCAAAAGTCTGCGATATTCTTCGCCTCGAAGATCGGTTCCTCAGTACTGGGGTTCTTTGCGACGGTCTATTTCGCACGTGAACTCGGATCAGCAATACTCGGTGACTACTTTCTCGTGCTTGCCGTCGTCGGTTGGTTGACCATCGTCGCAAAGGCAGGGATCACCAAGTCCATCACGAAACGTGTGAGCGAAGGCGTCGATAAGAGTCAACACATCGTCGCCGGAGCGGTTTTGATCCTCGCTCTTACCTCGGCGACGTCGACTGGAATCTTCCTGTTTCGCGGTCAGATCAACCAATATCTGGGGGCACCGCTGTATTGGGTGGTGATCTTACTGCTTTTTGGGCGGATCGGTTTCTCCGTGGTGATGGCCGTGTTCCGAGGCGACCACCTCGTTCACATAGAAGCTGCGCTTGGAATCTCTCAGAGCGTATCTCGTATCACACTTCAGGTTGCAGGTGTAGCCGCTGGTCTTTCGATCTTTGCGTTACTCGGCGGCGAAATTGTGAGTTTTATTTCGGTCGGGTTGGCCGCGATCATCCTCCTCCCCACTCTTTTCGGCCGTTCATTGGGTATGACAGTGCCGGATAGGAGCCATTTTTCTAGTATCACTAACTTTGCGAAGTATTCCTGGTTGGAGCGGGCGAAGGGCGGAACATATAGCTTAATGGACAAATTAGTGCTTGGGTTTTTCGTCTCATCCAGTCTGATCGGGATATATTCGATCTGCTGGAATATCGCGACGGTCATGGGGATCTTTTCGAAATCGTTGAGCAGTACGTTCTTCCCCGAAATGAGCAGGCTATCGGGTGAAGCCGGCCGGCCGAGGATCGTCAACTACCTCGATGACACCCTCGCTTTTTCCGGACTGTTCGTGATCCCCGGTTTCGTCGGATCGGTAGTCGTTGGTGAAGGGGTTCTGAACCTGTATGGCAGCGAATTCAGGCAAGGGTACGCCATTTTGGTGTTGCTGGTCGCATCCATTCTCGTTCACAGTTACTACCGACAGGTAGTTAGCACGATTGATGCCCTCGACAGACCGGACCTTTCCTTCCAGGCGAACATCCTCTTCGTCGGGTCGAACATCGTGTTGAACTTCCTCTTAGTCTTCTACTTTGGATGGCTTGGTGCTGCTGTAGCAACCCTCGTCTCGGTGGTTTGTGGGTTCGTTTTCGCCTACTTCCTCCTCGGGAGGATTCTCACCTTCACTATTCCCTGGAAAGAGATTCGGAAGCAAGTGGTCGCCGCAATCATCATGGGATTGCTGGTAAAGGCCGTACTGTACTCCTCTAAGACTATCGGAGCAAGTCCGTTCGAGGTCAGGATCGTCATCCCGGCGGTGACCTTCGGTGCTACGGTATATTTCGGTCTCCTCTTCTTGATCTCGGGAAGGTTCAGGTTGAAGGTAACCGAGAACATTCCGGTTCAGTAG